From a region of the Gossypium raimondii isolate GPD5lz chromosome 10, ASM2569854v1, whole genome shotgun sequence genome:
- the LOC105776519 gene encoding mitogen-activated protein kinase homolog MMK1 isoform X1 translates to MEGGGRPQPPDPQMAEAAPPQQPVYQNALPLMFPRMQIPATPSYGGRFTQYNIFGNIFEVTAKYKPPIMPIGEDAYGTVCSALNSETNESAAIKKIVNAFGNKVDAKRTLREIKLLRYMAHENVVAIRDVIPPPQRECFNDVYIVYELMDTDLHQLICCNQKFNEEHYQYFIYQILRGLKYIHSANVLHRDLKPSNLLVNENCDLKICDFGLARVNTESDFMTEYVITRWYRPPELLLYSSQYSAAIDMWSVGCIFMELFIRKPLFPGRDHLHQVRLLLELLGTPSEAEMEYLNENAKRYIQQLPNYPGQSFSEKFPNVHPLAIDLAQKMLTFDPKQRITVEEALAHPYLTTLHDISDEPVCMIPFTFDFEQHALTMAQMKELVYEEALAFNPDYSLQ, encoded by the exons ATGGAAGGGGGAGGGCGACCTCAGCCGCCGGACCCCCAGATGGCGGAGGCAGCTCCGCCGCAGCAACCTGTCTACCAAAATGCACTTCCTCTAATGTTTCCCCGGATGCAAATTCCCGCCACTCCTAGCTATGGCGGCAGGTTTACTCAGTATAACATTTTCGGCAACATTTTCGAGGTCACTGCTAAATATAAACCCCCTATTATGCCCATCGGTGAAGATGCTTACGGCACCGTTTG TTCTGCGTTGAATTCCGAGACAAATGAAAGCGCCGCAATAAAGAAGATAGTGAATGCGTTTGGCAACAAGGTTGATGCAAAGAGAACTCTTCGTGAGATCAAGCTGCTTCGCTACATGGCCCATGAGAAC GTTGTTGCAATCAGGGATGTAATTCCACCTCCCCAGAGGGAATGCTTTAATGATGTTTATATTGTATATGAGCTGATGGACACTGACCTGCATCAGCTAATCTGTTGTAACCAAAAGTTCAATGAAGAGCATTATCAG TATTTCATCTATCAAATCTTACGTGGCCTGAAGTATATACACTCTGCAAATGTTTTACATAGGGACTTAAAACCTAGCAACCTTCTTGTGAATGAAAACTGTGACTTGAAAATATGTGATTTTGGACTGGCTCGTGTCAACACTGAAAGTGATTTTATGACAGAGTATGTTATTACTAGATGGTACCGTCCTCCAGAATTGTTGCTATATTCTTCGCAATATTCTGCAGCCATTGATATGTGGTCAGTGGGTTGCATTTTTATGGAACTGTTTATTCGGAAGCCATTATTTCCAGGAAGGGATCATTTGCATCAGGTGCGATTGCTGCTGGAG CTGCTTGGTACTCCATCAGAGGCTGAAATGGaatatttgaatgaaaatgcTAAGAGATACATTCAACAACTTCCTAACTACCCCGGACAATCTTTCTCTGAGAAGTTCCCAAATGTCCATCCTTTAGCTATTGATCTTGCGCAAAAGATGTTAACATTTGATCCTAAACAAAGGATTACTG TTGAGGAGGCCCTTGCTCACCCCTATCTAACGACACTGCATGACATAAGCGATGAGCCTGTTTGCATGATCCCCTTTACCTTTGACTTTGAGCAGCATGCTTTAACCATGGCGCAGATGAAGGAGTTGGTATATGAAGAGGCACTTGCATTCAACCCAGACTATTCATTGCAGTAA
- the LOC105776522 gene encoding uncharacterized protein LOC105776522 → MGKNQAYKAMQRARLGSSSAGPEEIEDGMVDGSFHSPEWHAARLASLKTSHTVTWEEFKKKQKEDALRKGELEADTDRMMREYRAQLDAERASKLAHGRNHSSSKSSHKKDRKDKDSKKRSSKKRKRSRRRSSESSSSSSSSESSSSDDEERESRRSKSKSRREKKKKHKSRNKNSSTENEEGEGPVPLSRFFGSVKS, encoded by the exons ATGGGGAAAAACCAAGCCTACAAGGCTATGCAAAGAGCCAGGCTTGGCTCTTCCTCTGCTGGCCCTGAAGAGATCGAGGATGGCATG GTGGATGGTTCTTTTCATTCACCAGAGTGGCATGCTGCTCGTTTGGCCAGTCTTAAAACTTCTCATACAGTTACATGGGAagagttcaaaaagaaacaaaaa GAAGATGCATTGAGAAAAGGGGAACTAGAAGCAGATACGGATCGAATGATGCGAGAATATAGAGCTCAGCTAGATGCTGAAAGGGCAAGCAAGCTTGCACATGGTAGAAACCACTCCAGTAGTAAATCTAGCCATAAAAAGG ATCGAAAAGACAAAGATTCAAAGAAACGCAGCAGCAAAAAAAGAAAG CGTTCAAGACGGAGATCTTCTGAGTCAAGCTCCTCGAGTTCATCCTCAGAATCTTCGAGTAGTGATGATGAAGAGAGAGAATCAAGAAGATCCAAGTCCAAGTCtagaagagagaagaaaaagaagcacAAATCAAGAAATAAGAACTCAAGCACCGAGAATGAAGAAGGTGAAGGTCCAGTCCCACTGTCAAGATTTTTTGGGAGTGTGAAGAGTTAA
- the LOC105776519 gene encoding mitogen-activated protein kinase homolog MMK1 isoform X2: MEGGGRPQPPDPQMAEAAPPQQPVYQNALPLMFPRMQIPATPSYGGRFTQYNIFGNIFEVTAKYKPPIMPIGEDAYGTVCSALNSETNESAAIKKIVNAFGNKVDAKRTLREIKLLRYMAHENVVAIRDVIPPPQRECFNDVYIVYELMDTDLHQLICCNQKFNEEHYQYFIYQILRGLKYIHSANVLHRDLKPSNLLVNENCDLKICDFGLARVNTESDFMTEYVITRWYRPPELLLYSSQYSAAIDMWSVGCIFMELFIRKPLFPGRDHLHQLLGTPSEAEMEYLNENAKRYIQQLPNYPGQSFSEKFPNVHPLAIDLAQKMLTFDPKQRITVEEALAHPYLTTLHDISDEPVCMIPFTFDFEQHALTMAQMKELVYEEALAFNPDYSLQ, translated from the exons ATGGAAGGGGGAGGGCGACCTCAGCCGCCGGACCCCCAGATGGCGGAGGCAGCTCCGCCGCAGCAACCTGTCTACCAAAATGCACTTCCTCTAATGTTTCCCCGGATGCAAATTCCCGCCACTCCTAGCTATGGCGGCAGGTTTACTCAGTATAACATTTTCGGCAACATTTTCGAGGTCACTGCTAAATATAAACCCCCTATTATGCCCATCGGTGAAGATGCTTACGGCACCGTTTG TTCTGCGTTGAATTCCGAGACAAATGAAAGCGCCGCAATAAAGAAGATAGTGAATGCGTTTGGCAACAAGGTTGATGCAAAGAGAACTCTTCGTGAGATCAAGCTGCTTCGCTACATGGCCCATGAGAAC GTTGTTGCAATCAGGGATGTAATTCCACCTCCCCAGAGGGAATGCTTTAATGATGTTTATATTGTATATGAGCTGATGGACACTGACCTGCATCAGCTAATCTGTTGTAACCAAAAGTTCAATGAAGAGCATTATCAG TATTTCATCTATCAAATCTTACGTGGCCTGAAGTATATACACTCTGCAAATGTTTTACATAGGGACTTAAAACCTAGCAACCTTCTTGTGAATGAAAACTGTGACTTGAAAATATGTGATTTTGGACTGGCTCGTGTCAACACTGAAAGTGATTTTATGACAGAGTATGTTATTACTAGATGGTACCGTCCTCCAGAATTGTTGCTATATTCTTCGCAATATTCTGCAGCCATTGATATGTGGTCAGTGGGTTGCATTTTTATGGAACTGTTTATTCGGAAGCCATTATTTCCAGGAAGGGATCATTTGCATCAG CTGCTTGGTACTCCATCAGAGGCTGAAATGGaatatttgaatgaaaatgcTAAGAGATACATTCAACAACTTCCTAACTACCCCGGACAATCTTTCTCTGAGAAGTTCCCAAATGTCCATCCTTTAGCTATTGATCTTGCGCAAAAGATGTTAACATTTGATCCTAAACAAAGGATTACTG TTGAGGAGGCCCTTGCTCACCCCTATCTAACGACACTGCATGACATAAGCGATGAGCCTGTTTGCATGATCCCCTTTACCTTTGACTTTGAGCAGCATGCTTTAACCATGGCGCAGATGAAGGAGTTGGTATATGAAGAGGCACTTGCATTCAACCCAGACTATTCATTGCAGTAA